A stretch of the Enterobacter mori genome encodes the following:
- the yeaG gene encoding protein kinase YeaG, with amino-acid sequence MNIFDHYRQRYEAAKDEEFTLQEFLTICRQDRSAYANAAERLLMAIGEPNMVDTALEPRLSRLFSNRVVARYPAFEEFYGMEDAIEQIVSYLKHAAQGLEEKKQILYLLGPVGGGKSSLAERLKALMQRVPIYVLSANGERSPVNDHPLCLFNPQEDAQILDKEFGIPHRYLGTIMSPWAAKRLHEFGGDITKFRVVKVWPSILEQIAIAKTEPGDENNQDISALVGKVDIRKLEHHAQNDPDAYGYSGALCRANQGIMEFVEMFKAPIKVLHPLLTATQEGNYNGTEGISALPFNGIILAHSNESEWVTFRNNKNNEAFLDRVYIVKVPYCLRISEEIKIYEKLLNHSELVHAPCAPGTLETLSRFSILSRLKEPENSSIYSKMRVYDGESLKDTDPKAKSYQEYRDYAGVDEGMNGLSTRFAFKILSRVFNFDHAEVAANPVHLFYVLEQQIEREQFPQEQSERYLEFLKGYLIPKYAEFIGKEIQTAYLESYSEYGQNIFDRYVTYADFWIQDQEYRDPDTGQLFDRESLNAELEKIEKPAGISNPKDFRNEIVNFVLRARAHNNGRNPNWTSYEKLRTVIEKKMFSNTEELLPVISFNAKTSTDEQKKHDDFVDRMMEKGYTRKQVRLLCEWYLRVRKSS; translated from the coding sequence ATGAATATATTCGATCACTATCGCCAGCGCTACGAAGCTGCCAAGGACGAAGAGTTCACACTGCAGGAGTTTCTTACCATTTGTCGGCAAGATCGCAGTGCCTATGCCAATGCGGCAGAACGGCTATTGATGGCTATTGGTGAGCCTAACATGGTTGATACTGCCCTGGAGCCACGGCTTTCCCGTCTCTTTTCGAATCGGGTAGTCGCCCGATATCCGGCGTTTGAAGAGTTCTATGGCATGGAAGATGCCATCGAGCAGATCGTCTCCTACCTGAAGCATGCTGCTCAGGGCCTGGAAGAGAAGAAGCAGATCCTCTATTTGCTGGGGCCTGTGGGTGGCGGTAAATCGTCGCTTGCTGAGCGCCTGAAAGCACTGATGCAGCGCGTGCCGATTTACGTGCTGAGTGCCAACGGGGAACGCAGCCCGGTCAATGACCATCCGCTGTGCCTGTTTAATCCGCAGGAAGATGCGCAGATCCTTGATAAAGAGTTTGGCATCCCGCACCGCTATCTCGGCACGATTATGTCACCGTGGGCGGCAAAACGCCTGCACGAGTTTGGTGGCGATATTACCAAATTCCGCGTCGTCAAAGTCTGGCCGTCAATTCTGGAACAGATCGCTATCGCCAAAACGGAGCCCGGCGACGAGAACAACCAGGATATTTCGGCCCTGGTCGGTAAAGTCGATATCCGTAAGCTGGAACATCACGCGCAAAACGACCCGGATGCCTATGGCTACTCCGGCGCCCTGTGCCGCGCAAACCAGGGAATTATGGAGTTCGTCGAGATGTTTAAAGCACCGATTAAAGTGCTGCATCCGCTGCTGACCGCTACCCAGGAAGGGAACTACAACGGGACGGAAGGTATTTCCGCCCTGCCGTTTAACGGCATCATTCTGGCGCACTCCAACGAATCAGAGTGGGTCACCTTCCGTAATAACAAAAACAATGAGGCGTTCCTCGACCGTGTTTACATTGTCAAAGTGCCTTATTGCCTGCGGATCTCGGAAGAGATCAAAATTTACGAGAAACTGCTTAACCACAGTGAGCTGGTGCACGCCCCTTGCGCACCGGGAACGCTGGAAACGCTGTCTCGCTTCTCCATTCTGTCGCGCCTGAAAGAGCCGGAAAACTCCAGCATCTACTCGAAAATGCGCGTCTATGATGGTGAAAGCCTGAAGGACACCGACCCGAAAGCGAAGTCGTATCAGGAGTACCGCGATTACGCTGGCGTCGACGAGGGGATGAACGGTCTGTCCACGCGTTTCGCGTTTAAGATCCTCTCCCGCGTCTTTAACTTCGACCATGCGGAAGTGGCGGCTAACCCGGTGCATCTGTTCTACGTCCTTGAGCAGCAAATCGAGCGCGAGCAGTTCCCGCAGGAGCAGTCTGAGCGCTACCTTGAGTTCCTGAAAGGCTACCTGATCCCGAAATACGCCGAGTTCATTGGCAAAGAGATCCAGACGGCCTATCTGGAATCCTATTCAGAATACGGGCAGAACATTTTCGACCGTTACGTTACCTATGCTGACTTCTGGATCCAGGATCAGGAATACCGCGACCCGGATACCGGCCAGCTGTTCGACCGTGAATCCCTGAACGCGGAGCTGGAAAAAATCGAGAAGCCTGCCGGTATCAGCAACCCGAAAGACTTCCGTAATGAGATTGTCAACTTCGTCCTGCGCGCCAGAGCGCACAACAACGGGCGTAACCCGAACTGGACCAGCTACGAAAAACTGCGCACGGTCATTGAGAAAAAAATGTTCTCCAATACCGAAGAGCTGTTGCCGGTTATTTCATTTAACGCCAAAACCTCAACCGACGAGCAGAAAAAGCACGACGATTTTGTCGACCGTATGATGGAGAAAGGCTATACCCGCAAACAGGTTCGCCTGCTCTGCGAATGGTACCTGCGCGTGCGCAAATCGTCTTAA
- a CDS encoding MipA/OmpV family protein, with the protein MTKLKLLALGILAATAVNTAQAESQWTVGAGAGVINSPYKQYDRDVYPVPVVTYEGDNFWFRGLGGGYYLWNDTADKLSIMAYYDPTHFKPGDSDSNALRQLDKRRSSLMAGLSYVHNTQYGFLRTALAADTLDNSNGFIWDLAWLYRYTNGALTLTPGIGVQYSSENYNDYYYGVSKAESRRSGLKSYSADDGWDPYLELTASYNFLGDWNVYGTGRYTRLSDEIKDSPMVDKSWSGIFSVGVTYKF; encoded by the coding sequence GTGACCAAACTCAAACTTCTGGCATTGGGCATCCTTGCCGCTACCGCAGTGAACACCGCACAGGCAGAAAGTCAGTGGACTGTTGGCGCGGGCGCGGGTGTCATTAACAGCCCGTACAAACAGTATGACCGCGACGTGTATCCCGTTCCCGTTGTCACCTATGAAGGCGATAACTTCTGGTTCCGAGGCCTGGGCGGCGGCTACTATCTGTGGAACGATACGGCTGACAAACTGTCGATCATGGCGTATTACGACCCGACGCACTTCAAGCCAGGCGACAGCGACAGTAACGCGCTTCGCCAGCTGGACAAGCGCAGAAGCTCGCTGATGGCGGGTCTTTCTTACGTACATAATACCCAGTATGGCTTCCTGCGTACTGCGCTGGCTGCGGATACGCTCGACAACAGCAACGGCTTTATCTGGGATCTGGCGTGGCTTTATCGGTACACCAACGGCGCGCTGACGCTGACGCCGGGCATTGGTGTGCAGTACAGCAGCGAGAACTACAACGACTACTACTACGGCGTTTCTAAAGCTGAATCTCGCCGTAGCGGTTTGAAAAGCTACAGCGCGGATGATGGCTGGGATCCGTACCTGGAGCTGACCGCGAGCTATAACTTCCTGGGTGACTGGAATGTTTACGGTACAGGCCGTTACACCCGCCTGAGTGATGAAATCAAAGATAGCCCGATGGTCGACAAATCCTGGTCAGGCATCTTCTCTGTGGGTGTGACCTACAAGTTCTGA
- a CDS encoding D-hexose-6-phosphate mutarotase — translation MINKIFALPVVEQLTPVLSRRQIDGADVIVVDHPRVKASVALNGAHLLSWKPEGEVEGLWLSDATSFQKGAAIRGGVPICWPWFGPSAQPGLPSHGFARNQQWTLKAHNEDDNGAVLTFELQANDETRALWPHDFTLYARFKLAKTCEIELEAHGEFETTAALHTYFNVGDINAVKVSGLGDTFIDKVDNAKEGKLSDGVQDFPDRTDRVFLHPEACSVIHDGALNRGIEVVHHHHSNVVGWNPGPALSVSMADIPDDGYKTFVCVETACVTTPQKASEEKPSRLGQTISIVKR, via the coding sequence ATGATTAATAAAATTTTTGCACTTCCGGTAGTCGAACAACTTACCCCTGTGCTCTCCCGCCGTCAGATTGACGGTGCCGACGTTATCGTCGTTGACCATCCGCGCGTCAAAGCGTCCGTGGCGCTGAACGGCGCTCACCTGCTCTCCTGGAAACCGGAAGGAGAAGTGGAAGGCTTATGGCTGAGCGATGCGACCTCGTTCCAAAAAGGGGCAGCGATCCGCGGCGGCGTACCCATCTGCTGGCCGTGGTTCGGTCCTTCCGCGCAGCCGGGTTTACCGTCTCACGGATTCGCCCGTAATCAACAGTGGACGCTGAAAGCACACAACGAAGATGATAACGGCGCGGTACTGACCTTTGAACTGCAGGCAAACGATGAAACTCGCGCCCTGTGGCCGCACGATTTTACCCTGTACGCCCGCTTCAAGCTGGCGAAAACCTGCGAAATTGAGCTGGAAGCCCACGGCGAATTTGAAACGACGGCAGCCCTGCACACCTACTTCAACGTGGGTGATATCAACGCAGTGAAGGTGAGCGGCCTCGGCGATACCTTTATCGACAAAGTTGATAACGCGAAAGAAGGCAAACTGAGCGACGGCGTTCAGGATTTCCCTGATCGTACCGACCGCGTTTTTCTCCACCCCGAAGCCTGCAGCGTGATCCACGATGGTGCCCTGAACCGCGGCATTGAGGTAGTTCATCATCATCACAGCAATGTGGTGGGCTGGAACCCAGGTCCGGCATTGTCTGTCAGCATGGCCGACATTCCCGATGACGGTTACAAAACATTCGTCTGTGTGGAAACAGCATGCGTGACCACGCCGCAGAAAGCGAGCGAAGAAAAACCGTCTCGTTTAGGGCAGACGATTAGCATTGTTAAGCGATAA
- the gapA gene encoding glyceraldehyde-3-phosphate dehydrogenase: protein MTIKVGINGFGRIGRIVFRAAQKRSDIEIVGINDLLDAEYMAYMLKYDSTHGRFDGTVEVKDGHLVVNGKTIRVTAEKDPANLKWNEIGVDVVAEATGIFLTDETARKHITAGAKKVVLTGPSKDNTPMFVRGANFEKYAGQDIVSNASCTTNCLAPLAKVINDNFGIVEGLMTTVHATTATQKTVDGPSHKDWRGGRGAAQNIIPSSTGAAKAVGVVLPELNGKLTGMAFRVPTPNVSVVDLTVRLEKAASYEEIKKAIKAASEGAMKGVLGYTEDDVVSTDFNGEVCTSVFDAKAGIALNDNFVKLVSWYDNETGYSNKVLDLIAHISK from the coding sequence ATGACTATCAAAGTAGGTATCAACGGTTTTGGCCGTATCGGCCGTATTGTTTTCCGTGCTGCTCAGAAACGTTCTGACATCGAAATCGTTGGTATCAACGATCTCCTGGACGCTGAATACATGGCGTACATGCTGAAGTACGACTCAACTCACGGTCGTTTCGACGGCACCGTTGAAGTGAAAGACGGCCACCTGGTTGTTAACGGTAAAACCATCCGCGTTACTGCTGAGAAAGACCCAGCTAACCTGAAATGGAACGAAATTGGTGTTGACGTTGTAGCTGAAGCTACCGGTATCTTCCTGACCGACGAAACCGCACGTAAACACATCACCGCTGGTGCGAAGAAAGTTGTTCTGACTGGTCCTTCCAAAGACAACACCCCAATGTTCGTTCGTGGTGCTAACTTCGAAAAATACGCTGGCCAGGACATCGTTTCCAACGCATCCTGCACCACCAACTGCCTGGCACCACTGGCTAAAGTTATCAACGACAACTTCGGTATCGTTGAAGGCCTGATGACCACCGTTCACGCAACTACCGCTACTCAGAAAACTGTTGATGGCCCGTCTCACAAAGACTGGCGCGGCGGCCGTGGCGCAGCTCAGAACATCATCCCATCTTCTACCGGTGCTGCTAAAGCTGTAGGCGTTGTACTGCCAGAGCTGAACGGTAAACTGACTGGTATGGCGTTCCGCGTTCCAACCCCTAACGTATCCGTGGTTGACCTGACCGTTCGTCTGGAAAAAGCGGCTTCTTATGAAGAAATTAAGAAAGCAATCAAAGCTGCTTCCGAAGGCGCAATGAAAGGCGTTCTGGGCTACACCGAAGACGACGTTGTATCTACCGATTTCAACGGCGAAGTGTGCACTTCCGTGTTCGATGCTAAAGCAGGTATCGCACTGAACGACAACTTCGTTAAACTGGTTTCCTGGTACGACAACGAAACCGGCTACTCTAACAAAGTACTGGACCTGATCGCTCACATCTCCAAATAA
- the msrB gene encoding peptide-methionine (R)-S-oxide reductase MsrB — protein sequence MSNQRNPDDLKKNLTEMQFYVTQNHGTEPPFTGRLLHNKRDGVYHCLVCDAPLFNSQTKYDSGCGWPSFYEPVSDDAIRYLTDSSHGMVRTEIRCGNCDAHLGHVFPDGPQPTGERFCVNSASLSFTDDENGDHTKG from the coding sequence ATGTCGAACCAACGTAACCCCGACGATTTGAAAAAAAACCTCACAGAAATGCAGTTTTACGTGACGCAGAACCACGGAACGGAACCGCCATTTACCGGGCGTTTACTGCACAACAAGCGAGACGGTGTCTATCACTGCCTGGTGTGCGATGCGCCGCTGTTTAATTCCCAAACAAAATATGATTCAGGCTGTGGCTGGCCGAGCTTTTACGAGCCGGTGAGTGATGACGCGATCCGCTATCTGACGGACTCATCGCACGGCATGGTACGCACTGAAATTCGTTGCGGAAACTGTGATGCGCACCTCGGGCATGTCTTCCCGGATGGGCCTCAGCCAACGGGTGAGCGTTTTTGCGTGAATTCAGCCTCGTTAAGCTTCACTGATGACGAAAATGGCGACCACACTAAAGGTTGA
- a CDS encoding YeaC family protein: protein MNIDDMISGMTPEVYQRLVTAVELGKWPDGVALTPEQKENSLQLVMLWQARNNTDAQHMTIDTKGQMVMKSKRELKEDFGITPKPIATIKMQ from the coding sequence ATGAATATTGATGACATGATTAGCGGTATGACGCCGGAGGTTTATCAGCGTCTGGTGACGGCCGTTGAGCTGGGAAAATGGCCTGATGGTGTGGCGCTCACCCCGGAGCAAAAAGAGAACAGCCTGCAACTGGTGATGTTATGGCAGGCGCGCAATAACACCGACGCGCAGCACATGACCATCGACACCAAAGGCCAGATGGTGATGAAGAGCAAGCGCGAGTTAAAAGAAGACTTTGGCATCACGCCGAAGCCGATTGCGACGATCAAAATGCAATAA
- a CDS encoding glycoside hydrolase family 18 protein yields the protein MKRLPLLAALPLLCASVASASTLMSVGYFNGGGDVTAGPGGDINKLDVRQITHLNYSFGLVYNNEKDETNAALKDPAKLHQIWLSPKVAADLALIPTLRKQNPNLKVLLSVGGWGARGFSGAAATKETRAVFIRSAQEIVDKYGLDGIDLDWEYPVNGAWGLVASTPADRDNFTALLKEMREAFGQKKLVTIAVGANAESPKSWVDVKAIAPLLDYINLMTYDMAYGTQYFNANLYDSSAWPTVAAADKYSVDFVVNNYLAAGLKPKQMNLGIGFYGRVPKRAVEPGIDWSKPDAQKNPVTQPYFGPQEIGLFKSLGYDLTKDTYVKYNDIVKKLLNDPQKRFTEHWDDQAKVPWLSVNSADGKALFAISYENPRSVAIKADYIKEKGLAGAMFWEYGADDNNQLAKQLAESLGIPHK from the coding sequence ATGAAACGTTTGCCCTTGCTGGCAGCATTACCCCTGCTTTGCGCGTCCGTTGCCTCCGCCAGTACCCTGATGTCCGTGGGCTACTTTAACGGGGGTGGCGATGTCACCGCCGGACCGGGTGGCGATATCAATAAGCTCGACGTTCGCCAGATCACCCACCTGAACTACTCGTTTGGTCTTGTTTACAACAATGAGAAAGACGAAACCAACGCTGCGCTAAAAGATCCGGCAAAGCTGCATCAGATCTGGCTATCGCCAAAAGTCGCCGCCGACCTGGCCCTCATCCCGACCCTGCGTAAACAAAACCCGAACCTCAAAGTGCTGCTTTCTGTCGGTGGCTGGGGCGCTCGTGGCTTCTCTGGCGCAGCGGCAACCAAAGAGACGCGCGCGGTGTTTATCCGCTCCGCGCAGGAGATCGTCGACAAATACGGCCTGGACGGGATCGATCTCGACTGGGAGTATCCGGTCAACGGCGCCTGGGGGCTGGTTGCCAGCACGCCTGCCGACCGGGATAACTTCACCGCCCTGCTGAAAGAGATGCGTGAGGCGTTCGGGCAGAAAAAACTGGTCACCATTGCGGTGGGCGCGAATGCGGAAAGTCCGAAAAGCTGGGTGGATGTCAAAGCCATCGCCCCGCTGCTCGACTACATCAACCTGATGACCTACGACATGGCGTACGGCACCCAGTATTTCAACGCAAACCTGTATGACTCCAGCGCCTGGCCGACAGTGGCTGCCGCCGATAAATACAGCGTCGATTTTGTGGTGAACAACTATCTGGCAGCCGGACTAAAGCCGAAGCAGATGAACCTTGGGATCGGTTTTTACGGTCGCGTACCGAAACGCGCGGTTGAACCGGGCATAGACTGGAGCAAACCCGATGCGCAAAAAAATCCGGTGACACAACCCTACTTCGGGCCTCAGGAGATCGGGTTGTTCAAGTCACTCGGCTATGACCTGACCAAAGATACCTACGTGAAGTACAACGATATCGTCAAAAAACTGCTGAACGATCCGCAGAAGCGCTTTACCGAGCACTGGGACGACCAGGCGAAGGTGCCGTGGCTGTCGGTGAATTCTGCCGACGGGAAGGCGCTGTTTGCGATTTCCTACGAGAACCCGCGTTCTGTGGCGATCAAAGCGGACTACATCAAAGAGAAAGGTCTGGCAGGAGCGATGTTCTGGGAGTACGGGGCTGATGACAACAATCAGCTAGCGAAGCAGCTGGCGGAGTCGCTCGGGATCCCACATAAGTAG
- the pncA gene encoding bifunctional nicotinamidase/pyrazinamidase yields MKQRALLLVDLQNDFCAGGALAVAEGDSTVDVANTLIDWCKARGEAVVASQDWHPANHGSFASQHNVEPFTQGELDGLAQTFWPDHCVQQTEGAELHPLLNQKAIDAVFHKGENPTIDSYSAFYDNGHRQKTALDAWLRHHEITELIVLGLATDYCVKFTVLDALQLGYTVSVITDGCRGVNIQPQDSAQAFMDMAAEGATLYTLEDWLETQA; encoded by the coding sequence ATGAAGCAACGCGCTCTGTTACTGGTCGATTTGCAAAATGATTTCTGCGCGGGCGGCGCGCTGGCCGTCGCCGAAGGTGACAGCACCGTTGACGTGGCCAACACGCTGATTGACTGGTGCAAAGCCCGTGGTGAAGCAGTTGTCGCAAGCCAGGACTGGCACCCGGCGAACCACGGCAGCTTTGCCAGCCAGCACAACGTCGAGCCCTTCACCCAGGGTGAACTCGACGGGCTGGCGCAAACCTTCTGGCCAGATCACTGCGTACAGCAGACGGAAGGCGCGGAGCTGCATCCGCTCCTGAATCAGAAAGCCATCGATGCGGTGTTCCACAAAGGCGAAAACCCGACTATCGACAGCTATAGCGCGTTTTATGATAACGGGCATCGCCAGAAAACGGCGCTGGACGCGTGGTTACGTCACCATGAAATCACGGAGCTGATTGTGCTGGGGCTGGCCACGGATTACTGCGTGAAGTTCACCGTGCTGGACGCGCTTCAGCTTGGCTACACCGTCAGCGTCATCACCGACGGCTGCCGCGGGGTGAACATTCAACCGCAGGACAGCGCCCAGGCGTTTATGGACATGGCTGCGGAAGGCGCGACGCTGTATACGCTGGAAGACTGGCTGGAGACGCAGGCGTAA
- the ansA gene encoding asparaginase produces MQKKSIYVAYTGGTIGMQRSENGYIPVSGHLQRQLALMPEFHRPEMPDFTIHEYEPLMDSSDMTPEDWQHIADDIKAHYDQYDGFVILHGTDTMAFTASALSFMLENLGKPVIVTGSQIPLAELRSDGQINLLNSLYVAANYPINEVSLFFNNRLYRGNRTTKAHADGFDAFASPNLQPLLEAGIHIRRLGTPPAPNTAGELIVHPITPQPIGVVTIYPGISADVVRNFLRQPVKALILRSYGVGNAPQNGEFLKELQEASERGIVVVNLTQCMSGKVNMGGYATGNALAHAGVISGFDMTVEATLTKLHYLLSQDLDIQSIRSAMMQNLRGELTPDE; encoded by the coding sequence ATGCAGAAGAAATCGATTTATGTAGCCTACACTGGCGGTACCATCGGGATGCAGCGCTCTGAAAACGGCTATATTCCTGTCTCCGGCCACCTGCAGCGTCAGCTTGCACTGATGCCTGAATTCCACCGCCCGGAAATGCCTGACTTTACCATCCACGAATACGAGCCGCTGATGGACTCCTCCGACATGACGCCGGAAGACTGGCAGCACATCGCGGATGACATTAAAGCTCATTACGACCAGTACGACGGCTTTGTGATCCTGCACGGCACCGACACTATGGCGTTTACCGCTTCCGCGCTCTCCTTCATGCTGGAGAATCTGGGCAAGCCGGTTATCGTCACCGGCTCGCAAATCCCGCTGGCGGAGCTGCGCTCGGACGGGCAGATCAACCTGCTGAATTCCCTTTACGTGGCGGCCAATTACCCGATTAACGAAGTGTCGTTGTTCTTCAACAACCGTCTGTACCGCGGTAACCGCACCACCAAAGCCCATGCCGACGGTTTCGACGCTTTCGCCTCGCCTAACCTGCAGCCGCTGCTGGAGGCCGGTATTCATATCCGTCGTCTGGGCACCCCGCCTGCGCCGAACACCGCCGGCGAGCTGATTGTGCATCCGATCACCCCGCAGCCGATTGGCGTGGTGACGATTTACCCGGGGATCTCCGCCGACGTGGTGCGCAACTTCCTGCGACAGCCGGTGAAAGCGCTGATCTTGCGCTCCTACGGCGTCGGTAACGCCCCGCAGAACGGCGAGTTCCTGAAAGAGTTACAGGAGGCCAGCGAGCGCGGGATCGTGGTAGTGAACCTGACCCAGTGTATGTCCGGAAAGGTCAACATGGGCGGCTACGCCACCGGCAACGCGCTGGCACATGCGGGTGTTATCAGCGGCTTCGATATGACCGTTGAGGCAACGCTGACTAAACTTCACTATTTACTGAGCCAGGATCTGGACATCCAGTCCATTCGCAGCGCGATGATGCAAAACCTGCGCGGCGAACTGACCCCGGACGAATAA
- the sppA gene encoding signal peptide peptidase SppA, whose translation MRTLWRIFAGFFKWTWRLLNFVRNLVMNIFFILLVLVCVGVWMHISNANQAQHSTRGALLLNITGVIVDKPSTSNRLGVIGRQLFGATSDRLQENSLFDIVDTIRQAKEDRNITGIVLDLKDFAGADQPSMQYIGKALREFRDSGKPVIAVGDSYSQGQYYLASFANKIWLSPQGTVDLHGFATNGLYYKSLLDKLKVTTHVFRVGTYKSAVEPFIRDDMSPAAREADSRWIGELWQNYLGTIAANRQITAEQVFPGARGMLDGLRKVDGDTAKYALDNKLVDALGSSADVEKALTKQFGWSKEDKNFSAISMYDYAAKKPDDTGESVAVVFANGAIMDGEETPGNVGGDTTASQIRDARLDPKVKAIVLRVNSPGGSVSASEVIRAELAAARAAGKPVVVSMGGMAASGGYWISTPANYIVANPSTLTGSIGIFGVINTVENSLDYLGVHTDGVSTSPLADVSVTKSLPPEVSEMMQLSIENGYKRFLTLVADSRKKTPEQIDQIAQGHVWTGQDAKNNGLVDSLGDFDDAVKKAAELAKLKQWHVEYYQDEPSFFDMVMDSMSVSVRAMLPEALQAYLPAPVATAAKAMKAESDKLAAFNDPQSRYAFCLTCANVR comes from the coding sequence ATGCGAACCCTTTGGCGAATCTTTGCCGGTTTCTTTAAATGGACGTGGCGACTGCTCAACTTCGTCCGCAACCTGGTGATGAACATCTTTTTCATCCTCCTGGTTCTGGTTTGCGTAGGCGTCTGGATGCACATCAGCAACGCCAACCAGGCTCAACATTCGACGCGTGGGGCGCTGTTGCTCAATATTACGGGCGTCATTGTTGATAAGCCTTCCACCAGCAACCGTCTGGGCGTGATTGGCCGCCAGCTGTTCGGCGCAACATCCGACCGTCTGCAGGAAAACTCGCTGTTCGATATCGTCGATACCATTCGACAGGCCAAAGAAGACCGTAACATCACCGGGATCGTACTGGATCTGAAAGATTTCGCCGGTGCCGATCAGCCTTCCATGCAGTACATCGGTAAAGCGCTGCGCGAGTTCCGCGACAGCGGCAAGCCGGTAATTGCCGTGGGCGACAGCTACAGCCAGGGGCAATATTATCTGGCGAGCTTTGCCAATAAAATTTGGCTCTCGCCGCAGGGTACGGTCGACCTTCATGGTTTTGCCACCAACGGGCTGTATTACAAGTCGCTGCTCGACAAGCTGAAAGTCACTACCCACGTCTTCCGCGTCGGCACCTATAAATCTGCCGTCGAGCCGTTTATCCGTGACGATATGTCCCCTGCCGCCCGTGAAGCGGACAGCCGCTGGATTGGCGAACTGTGGCAGAACTATCTTGGCACCATTGCCGCAAACCGTCAGATTACCGCTGAACAGGTCTTCCCGGGCGCTCGCGGCATGCTGGATGGACTGCGGAAGGTCGACGGCGATACCGCGAAATATGCACTCGACAACAAGCTCGTTGATGCGCTGGGCTCAAGCGCAGATGTCGAAAAAGCGCTGACCAAACAGTTTGGCTGGAGCAAAGAGGATAAAAACTTCAGCGCCATCAGCATGTATGACTATGCAGCGAAAAAACCGGATGACACCGGTGAAAGCGTCGCGGTGGTCTTCGCTAATGGTGCCATCATGGACGGTGAGGAAACGCCGGGTAACGTTGGAGGCGACACCACCGCGTCGCAAATCCGCGATGCCCGCCTTGACCCGAAAGTGAAAGCGATTGTTCTGCGCGTAAACAGCCCTGGCGGCAGCGTTAGCGCATCTGAAGTGATCCGCGCGGAACTGGCCGCTGCTCGCGCCGCTGGCAAACCGGTGGTGGTGTCGATGGGCGGAATGGCTGCATCGGGCGGGTATTGGATCTCGACGCCAGCGAACTATATTGTCGCCAACCCAAGCACATTGACCGGCTCCATCGGCATCTTCGGGGTGATCAACACCGTAGAAAACAGTCTGGACTATCTGGGCGTTCATACCGATGGCGTTTCTACTTCTCCGCTGGCGGATGTATCTGTGACGAAATCTCTGCCGCCTGAAGTCTCTGAGATGATGCAGCTCAGCATTGAGAACGGCTATAAACGCTTCCTTACGCTGGTTGCCGACTCGCGTAAAAAGACGCCAGAACAGATTGACCAGATTGCTCAGGGCCACGTCTGGACCGGGCAGGACGCGAAGAACAACGGACTGGTGGACAGCCTGGGTGACTTTGACGACGCCGTTAAGAAAGCGGCCGAACTGGCGAAGCTCAAGCAGTGGCACGTTGAGTATTATCAGGACGAGCCGTCGTTCTTCGATATGGTGATGGACAGCATGTCTGTCTCCGTTCGCGCCATGCTGCCTGAGGCGCTGCAGGCTTACCTGCCTGCCCCTGTCGCCACGGCCGCGAAAGCGATGAAAGCTGAAAGCGATAAACTCGCGGCCTTTAACGATCCACAAAGTCGTTACGCGTTTTGCCTGACCTGCGCGAACGTCCGTTAA
- a CDS encoding NAD(P)H nitroreductase: MDALELLVNRRSASRLAEPAPAGEQLENILRAGLRAPDHGTLQPWHFFVIEAEGRDRFSALLEKGAVAAGQDEKGIDKARSAPFRAPMIIAVVAKCQADHKVPVWEQEMSAGCAVMAMQMAAVAQGFNGIWRTGPLTESPVVRDGFACGEHDKIVGFLYLGTPQLKASSTISVPDTTPFVSRF; this comes from the coding sequence ATGGATGCACTTGAACTGCTTGTTAACCGCCGTAGCGCGTCGCGTCTGGCCGAGCCTGCTCCTGCGGGCGAGCAGCTGGAAAACATTCTGCGTGCGGGCCTGCGCGCGCCGGATCATGGCACACTGCAGCCCTGGCACTTCTTTGTGATTGAAGCCGAAGGGCGCGACCGCTTCAGTGCGTTGCTGGAAAAAGGCGCGGTTGCCGCAGGCCAGGATGAGAAAGGGATTGATAAAGCCCGCAGTGCGCCATTCCGCGCACCGATGATCATCGCTGTCGTGGCGAAATGTCAGGCCGACCATAAGGTGCCGGTCTGGGAGCAGGAGATGTCCGCAGGCTGCGCGGTGATGGCGATGCAAATGGCCGCCGTCGCGCAGGGCTTCAATGGCATCTGGCGCACCGGGCCGTTGACCGAAAGTCCGGTAGTGCGTGATGGCTTCGCCTGTGGCGAGCACGATAAAATTGTCGGCTTCCTCTATCTTGGCACGCCGCAGCTTAAAGCCTCCAGCACCATCAGCGTGCCGGACACTACGCCTTTCGTCAGCCGTTTCTGA